The following are encoded in a window of Cupriavidus oxalaticus genomic DNA:
- a CDS encoding ABC transporter ATP-binding protein: MNAGADWSQPLAACPVLALRDVRLHNGQRVLVEGLTLDIGPGQLWCIAGPNGAGKSTLMTALAGLRHVDGGSVEIDGKPAAQVAPSALARQRAYLPQAVHDTFSMSVLDAVRVGRHPHLSGWGWAGREDDRVVHEAIRAMDIEALAARDVLTLSGGERQRASLAAALAQQAPLLLLDEPVSHLDLRHQILVLEQLAALARAGRHAVVVILHDLTLALRYATHALLMAEDGTALHGPAAQVLTPEHCSRALRTRIVSVSDGVHTALIPDGATAPRPFTQDPNP, encoded by the coding sequence ATGAACGCGGGCGCCGACTGGTCGCAGCCGCTTGCGGCCTGCCCCGTGCTGGCGCTGCGCGATGTGCGGCTGCATAACGGCCAGCGCGTGCTGGTCGAGGGCCTGACGCTGGACATCGGCCCGGGCCAGCTATGGTGCATCGCCGGGCCCAACGGCGCCGGCAAGTCCACGCTGATGACCGCGCTGGCGGGCCTGCGCCACGTCGACGGCGGCAGCGTCGAGATCGACGGCAAGCCGGCGGCCCAGGTGGCGCCGTCGGCGCTGGCGCGCCAGCGCGCCTACCTGCCGCAGGCCGTGCACGATACGTTCTCGATGTCGGTGCTCGATGCGGTGCGCGTGGGCCGCCACCCGCACCTGTCCGGCTGGGGCTGGGCCGGGCGCGAGGATGACCGCGTGGTGCACGAGGCGATCCGCGCCATGGACATCGAGGCACTCGCCGCGCGCGATGTGCTGACGCTGTCCGGCGGCGAGCGGCAGCGCGCGTCGCTGGCCGCCGCGCTGGCGCAGCAGGCGCCGCTGCTGCTGCTCGACGAGCCGGTCTCGCACCTCGACCTGCGCCACCAGATCCTGGTGCTGGAGCAGCTTGCCGCGCTGGCCCGCGCCGGCCGCCACGCCGTGGTGGTGATCCTGCACGACCTGACGCTGGCGCTGCGCTATGCCACCCATGCCTTGCTGATGGCCGAAGACGGCACCGCGCTGCATGGCCCGGCGGCACAGGTACTGACTCCCGAGCATTGCTCGCGCGCGCTGCGAACCCGCATCGTCAGCGTCAGCGACGGCGTGCATACGGCACTGATTCCCGACGGTGCCACGGCGCCGCGACCTTTTACGCAAGACCCGAACCCATGA
- a CDS encoding histidine phosphatase family protein: MDLVLIRHAQPEVAAGTCYGCLDLPLVSPLMPVAAQIVAGLPAPARIVSSPLARALGTAQALVQTLPAGVPAIATEPLLRELDFGNWEGVAWDAIDRAALDQWAADLLHARPHGGESPAQAMARVAGWADSLDVRDDRCLWVVGHAGPMRMLAAHWLGVPLSVTVNWALGFGASCRFRLGADGARLEWWNRGG; this comes from the coding sequence ATGGACCTGGTCCTGATCCGCCATGCGCAGCCGGAGGTGGCCGCGGGCACTTGCTACGGCTGCCTCGACCTGCCGCTGGTGTCGCCACTGATGCCGGTTGCCGCACAGATCGTGGCGGGCCTGCCGGCGCCGGCGCGCATCGTCAGCAGCCCGCTGGCGCGTGCGCTCGGGACCGCGCAGGCGCTGGTGCAGACCTTGCCGGCCGGCGTGCCGGCCATCGCCACCGAACCGCTGTTGCGCGAGTTGGACTTCGGCAATTGGGAAGGTGTTGCGTGGGACGCGATCGACCGCGCCGCGCTGGACCAGTGGGCAGCGGACCTGCTGCATGCGCGCCCGCACGGCGGCGAGTCGCCGGCGCAGGCGATGGCGCGCGTGGCTGGCTGGGCCGATTCTCTCGATGTGCGCGACGATCGCTGCCTGTGGGTGGTCGGCCATGCGGGTCCGATGCGCATGCTGGCCGCGCACTGGCTCGGCGTGCCGCTGTCGGTGACGGTCAACTGGGCGCTGGGCTTCGGCGCGAGCTGTCGCTTCCGGCTGGGTGCGGATGGAGCGCGGCTCGAATGGTGGAACCGAGGCGGCTGA
- a CDS encoding adenosylcobinamide-GDP ribazoletransferase, whose product MSVPSDPAPTPAGFGGELRYFFTALGYFTRVPLPGWLARWVGFEPHYLHAAARYFPLVGLLVGGAGALVTWGALQWWPIGVAVLLGMAATLLLTGAFHEDGLADCVDAFGGAWQREDVLRIMHDSRIGAFGAIALVVALLLKWQLLVAIGTQHGPAILLGVLVAAHAASRTMAVSYLATLQYVRPEGKAKPVAQRLAGAGLGFALLCGVVPLWLVSPSFFAAAAVALLVLRVLLGRYFVRRIGGYTGDCLGMAQQCAEILIYLVASAWTWS is encoded by the coding sequence ATGAGCGTGCCGTCCGACCCCGCGCCCACGCCCGCCGGCTTCGGTGGTGAGCTGCGCTATTTTTTTACAGCGCTGGGCTATTTCACGCGTGTGCCGCTGCCTGGCTGGCTGGCGCGATGGGTCGGATTCGAGCCGCATTACCTGCATGCCGCGGCGCGTTATTTCCCGCTGGTGGGCTTGCTGGTCGGCGGCGCCGGGGCGCTGGTCACGTGGGGCGCGCTGCAGTGGTGGCCGATCGGCGTGGCGGTGCTGCTGGGCATGGCGGCCACGTTGCTGCTGACCGGCGCCTTCCATGAGGACGGCCTGGCCGACTGCGTCGATGCCTTCGGCGGCGCATGGCAGCGCGAAGACGTGCTGCGCATCATGCACGACTCCCGCATCGGCGCGTTCGGCGCCATCGCGCTGGTGGTGGCGCTGCTGCTCAAGTGGCAACTGCTGGTGGCGATCGGCACGCAGCACGGTCCGGCGATATTGCTGGGGGTGCTGGTGGCAGCGCACGCCGCCAGCCGCACGATGGCGGTCAGCTACCTTGCCACGCTGCAATACGTGCGTCCGGAAGGCAAGGCAAAGCCGGTGGCGCAGCGGCTCGCCGGTGCAGGGCTGGGGTTCGCGCTGCTGTGCGGGGTGGTGCCGCTGTGGCTGGTATCGCCGTCTTTCTTCGCGGCTGCCGCAGTGGCGCTGCTCGTGTTGCGCGTGCTGCTCGGCCGCTACTTCGTGCGCCGCATCGGCGGCTATACCGGCGATTGCCTCGGCATGGCCCAGCAGTGCGCCGAGATCCTGATCTACCTGGTGGCATCGGCATGGACCTGGTCCTGA
- the cbiB gene encoding adenosylcobinamide-phosphate synthase CbiB, translated as MLMQAWQAWPACVAAALAGVLLDQWLGEPRRFHPLVGFGRLAAALERRCNDPGRRGTPWRQRVAGLAGWCVLVLVPAALAWWLVAAAARWHPLAALALHAIALYAALGARSLHQHIAPIADALAAADLPTARTLTARIVSRDTADADAEALARAACESALENGNDAVFGALFWFLLGGAPAVIVFRLANTLDAMWGYRTPRLQYFGWAAARIDDALNLVPARLTALSYALLGATAQALRCWRTQAPAWSSPNAGPVMAAGAGAVGVQLGGPARYHGELEQRPPLGAGSAPQAEHVMACLRLVHRTLWLWLALAGAGALAVLAVSAPT; from the coding sequence ATGCTGATGCAGGCCTGGCAGGCCTGGCCCGCTTGCGTGGCCGCGGCGCTGGCCGGCGTGCTGCTTGACCAGTGGCTGGGCGAGCCGCGCCGCTTCCATCCGCTGGTGGGCTTTGGCCGCCTCGCTGCGGCCCTCGAACGGCGCTGCAACGATCCCGGACGCCGCGGCACGCCGTGGCGGCAGCGCGTGGCGGGCCTTGCCGGCTGGTGCGTACTGGTGCTGGTGCCGGCGGCGCTCGCATGGTGGCTGGTCGCTGCGGCAGCGCGCTGGCACCCGCTCGCGGCACTGGCGCTGCATGCCATCGCCCTGTACGCCGCGCTCGGCGCGCGCAGCCTGCACCAGCATATCGCCCCGATTGCCGACGCCCTCGCCGCCGCGGACCTGCCCACCGCGCGCACGCTGACCGCGCGCATCGTCTCGCGCGATACCGCCGATGCCGATGCCGAGGCCCTGGCGCGCGCCGCCTGCGAATCGGCGCTGGAGAACGGCAACGATGCCGTCTTCGGCGCGCTGTTCTGGTTCCTGCTCGGCGGCGCGCCGGCGGTGATCGTGTTCCGGCTGGCCAATACGCTCGATGCGATGTGGGGCTACCGCACGCCGCGGCTGCAATATTTCGGCTGGGCGGCGGCGCGCATCGACGATGCGCTCAACCTGGTTCCCGCGCGGCTGACTGCGCTGTCGTACGCGCTGCTGGGCGCCACCGCGCAGGCGCTGCGCTGCTGGCGCACGCAGGCGCCGGCATGGTCCAGTCCCAATGCCGGCCCGGTGATGGCGGCGGGCGCCGGCGCGGTCGGCGTGCAGCTTGGCGGTCCGGCGCGCTATCACGGCGAGCTGGAACAACGTCCGCCGCTGGGTGCCGGCAGCGCGCCGCAGGCCGAGCACGTGATGGCGTGCCTGCGGCTGGTCCATCGCACCTTGTGGCTGTGGCTGGCGCTCGCGGGCGCCGGCGCGCTGGCCGTTCTTGCCGTGTCCGCACCGACGTGA
- the cobD gene encoding threonine-phosphate decarboxylase CobD, whose product MSPALPPIRHGGNLLAAVRRYGRAEADWLDLSTGIHPDGYPVPALPASAWQRLPQDGDGLAELAAQAFGAPQALPVAGSQAAIRTLPGLLRPGRVGIAALGYSEYAPAFASAGHTVVPLDEADFARADLADALDHLVVVNPNNPTARLLPPATLLRWHAALAGRGGTLLVDEAFIDCLPAASVAAHSGAEGLVVLRSIGKFYGLAGIRCGFVLAHQPLLDALHARLGHWTVSGPARAVARHALADRRWQEATRAQLGLSGARLGTLLARHGLTAVVHPLFCWVPHADALTLHEALAREGVWTRYFEAAGGCLPSLRLGLPPDRPACWQRLDAALAAVTA is encoded by the coding sequence GTGAGCCCTGCCCTCCCCCCGATCCGCCATGGCGGCAACCTGCTGGCCGCGGTGCGCCGCTACGGCCGCGCCGAAGCCGACTGGCTCGACTTGTCCACCGGCATCCATCCCGACGGCTATCCCGTGCCGGCGCTGCCCGCTTCCGCATGGCAGCGGCTGCCGCAGGACGGCGACGGGCTCGCCGAACTGGCCGCCCAGGCCTTCGGCGCGCCGCAGGCGTTGCCGGTGGCCGGCTCGCAGGCCGCGATCCGTACGCTGCCAGGCCTGCTGCGGCCGGGGCGCGTCGGCATTGCCGCGCTCGGCTACAGCGAGTACGCACCGGCCTTCGCCTCGGCCGGCCACACGGTAGTGCCGCTGGACGAAGCGGACTTCGCCCGCGCGGACCTGGCCGACGCGCTCGACCATCTGGTCGTCGTCAATCCCAACAACCCGACCGCCCGGCTGCTGCCGCCGGCAACGCTGCTGCGCTGGCATGCCGCGCTGGCCGGACGCGGCGGCACGCTGCTGGTCGATGAGGCCTTTATCGATTGCCTGCCCGCGGCATCGGTCGCCGCCCACAGCGGCGCTGAAGGGCTGGTGGTGCTGCGCTCGATCGGCAAGTTCTATGGTCTCGCCGGCATCCGCTGCGGCTTCGTGCTGGCGCACCAGCCGTTGCTCGATGCCCTGCATGCGCGGCTGGGCCACTGGACCGTCTCGGGGCCGGCGCGCGCCGTCGCCCGGCATGCGCTGGCGGACCGCCGGTGGCAGGAAGCCACGCGGGCGCAGCTGGGCCTGTCCGGCGCACGGCTCGGCACGCTGCTGGCGCGCCACGGGCTGACCGCCGTCGTGCACCCGCTGTTCTGCTGGGTGCCGCATGCCGACGCGCTAACGCTGCACGAAGCGCTGGCGCGCGAGGGCGTCTGGACCCGATACTTCGAGGCCGCCGGCGGCTGCCTGCCGAGCCTGCGCCTCGGCCTGCCGCCTGACCGGCCGGCATGCTGGCAACGGCTCGATGCCGCGCTGGCCGCCGTGACCGCCTGA
- the cobU gene encoding bifunctional adenosylcobinamide kinase/adenosylcobinamide-phosphate guanylyltransferase — translation METPAIAPESATASAAKPLATGTSGARQLTLVLGGARSGKSHYAEQLASDHAGITGGPVTYIATARQDPALADQELEVRIALHRARRPVDWRLVEEPVRLADALYANARHDGCILVDCMTLWMNNLLFPDGRSYPDHGVITPPDAFTEEIESLLAALPTLPGHVILVSNEIGFGVVPMGAITRFYVDELGRLNQKLAAAADRVRLLVAGIPVPVKGADPAC, via the coding sequence ATGGAAACCCCGGCCATCGCCCCTGAATCCGCCACCGCCAGCGCGGCGAAGCCGCTTGCCACCGGCACGTCCGGCGCGCGGCAGCTGACGCTGGTGCTGGGCGGCGCGCGCTCCGGCAAGAGCCACTACGCCGAACAGCTGGCGAGCGACCACGCCGGCATCACCGGCGGGCCGGTCACGTATATCGCCACCGCGCGCCAGGATCCCGCCCTGGCCGACCAGGAACTCGAAGTCCGCATCGCGCTGCACCGCGCCCGCCGCCCCGTCGACTGGCGCCTGGTGGAAGAGCCGGTGCGGCTGGCCGATGCGCTCTATGCCAACGCGCGCCACGACGGCTGCATCCTGGTGGACTGCATGACGCTGTGGATGAACAACCTGCTCTTCCCCGACGGCCGCAGCTATCCCGACCACGGCGTGATCACGCCGCCCGATGCCTTCACCGAAGAAATCGAGTCGCTGCTGGCCGCGCTGCCCACGCTGCCCGGCCACGTGATCCTGGTCTCCAACGAGATCGGCTTCGGCGTGGTGCCGATGGGCGCAATCACCCGCTTCTACGTCGATGAACTGGGACGCCTGAACCAGAAACTGGCCGCCGCCGCGGATCGCGTGCGGCTGCTGGTGGCGGGCATCCCGGTCCCGGTCAAGGGCGCCGATCCCGCATGCTGA
- a CDS encoding FecCD family ABC transporter permease: MSEFRRALALWLALALASVVVFAASLALGSVSLDMRELWQALSGADTGTAGAIVRELRLPRAAAAFACGGLLALSGALMQVLLRNPLAEPYVLGVSGGASVGALLAMLVLAPWWGVQAAAAVGALCSMLLVATLARRDLLHPQVQGGHREAGARLLLTGVILAAGWGAVITLILAVAPESRLRGMLFWLTGDLGGTASYGGALATMIVALLLAMPMARALNVMLLGETVAQSLGVRVGRVRLLTFLLASVCIAVAITTAGSIGFIGLVVPHLVRLAWGNDQRLLLPAAVLLGGALLMAADLVARTVIAPAQLPVGVITALLGVPTFLYLLLRRPR, encoded by the coding sequence ATGTCTGAGTTCCGGCGCGCCCTGGCGTTGTGGCTGGCGCTCGCGCTGGCATCAGTCGTAGTCTTTGCGGCCTCGCTTGCACTGGGCAGCGTCTCGCTCGATATGCGCGAGCTGTGGCAGGCGCTCAGCGGCGCCGATACGGGCACCGCCGGCGCCATCGTGCGCGAGCTGCGCCTGCCGCGCGCGGCCGCGGCCTTTGCCTGCGGCGGGCTGCTGGCGCTGTCCGGTGCGCTGATGCAGGTGCTGCTGCGCAACCCGCTGGCCGAACCCTATGTGCTGGGCGTTTCCGGCGGTGCGTCGGTCGGTGCCTTGCTGGCGATGCTGGTGCTGGCCCCGTGGTGGGGCGTGCAGGCGGCCGCCGCGGTCGGCGCGCTGTGCTCGATGCTGCTGGTGGCAACGCTGGCGCGGCGCGACCTGCTGCACCCGCAGGTGCAGGGCGGCCATCGTGAAGCCGGTGCGCGCTTGCTGCTGACGGGCGTGATCCTCGCCGCAGGGTGGGGCGCGGTGATCACGCTGATCCTTGCCGTGGCACCGGAATCCCGGCTGCGCGGCATGCTGTTCTGGCTGACCGGCGACCTGGGCGGCACCGCCAGCTATGGCGGCGCGCTCGCCACGATGATCGTCGCGCTGCTGCTGGCCATGCCGATGGCGCGCGCGCTCAACGTGATGCTGCTGGGCGAGACCGTGGCGCAGTCGCTGGGCGTGCGCGTGGGCCGGGTGCGGCTGCTGACCTTCCTGCTGGCCTCGGTGTGCATCGCTGTCGCCATCACTACCGCCGGTTCGATCGGCTTTATCGGCCTGGTCGTGCCGCACCTGGTGCGGCTGGCGTGGGGCAACGACCAGCGCCTGCTGCTGCCGGCAGCGGTGCTGCTGGGCGGTGCGCTGCTGATGGCGGCCGACCTGGTCGCGCGCACCGTGATCGCCCCGGCACAGCTGCCGGTGGGCGTGATCACCGCGCTGCTGGGCGTGCCGACCTTCCTCTACCTGCTGCTGCGGAGGCCGCGATGA
- a CDS encoding TonB-dependent receptor domain-containing protein, which translates to MRSSLHRSTRPAAPAVRPLVPATSSAIAAALASFTLVPATSFAQAADSGSAQQLAPVVVTSTRTAQSITEALPHTTVVTQEDIVNSQAPDLRTLLRNQAGVELTANGGMGTNTSLFMRGANSNQTLILIDGVRVSAVSSGTAQLANILPDQIDRIEVVRGNVSALYGSDAIGGVVQIFTKSGAGQAPAANASVEYGSNNTRQGTVGYGGQVGDTSFNLTGSAFKTDGFSSINTQQAPRANPNDNPYENQSVSGQVKHRFTPDWDAGFSGYYSKSKLSFDSAFGRPTDDNRTNSELYALSAFVNGKVGADWTTHFKLSQSADNSDTFLNGRPNGTFNTRNRQFNWQNEYAVAAGHTLLFGTDYLQQELVSSSYGAPTRNVFSVFGGYDGRIGKHQLQLNARNDHYSDFGNQGSFFAGYGYNVTDAFKLIASVSNAFRAPTFNELYFPNFGQPNLQPERARSVEAGVQYTTARAGLLRVTAFETRYDDLIVSALQPSGLFLAENVNKAKVQGIEASWRATVYGTDLGASVTFQNPVDEQNNTQLLRRARRHAALDVGRNFGNWRFGGEWLVSSSRMDAGSRRLGGYGIVNLNARYNIDKQWFVAARVENLFDKDYQLAYPYNTQGRAGFITLGWRQR; encoded by the coding sequence ATGCGTTCATCGCTCCACAGGTCGACCCGCCCGGCAGCCCCGGCGGTGCGTCCGCTCGTACCCGCAACCTCGTCTGCGATTGCGGCAGCCCTTGCCTCGTTCACCCTGGTTCCGGCCACCTCGTTCGCGCAAGCCGCCGACAGCGGCAGCGCCCAACAGCTGGCCCCGGTGGTGGTGACTTCCACCCGCACCGCGCAATCCATTACCGAGGCGCTGCCGCACACGACGGTGGTGACGCAGGAAGATATCGTCAATTCGCAGGCGCCCGACCTGCGCACGCTGCTGCGCAACCAGGCCGGCGTGGAGCTCACGGCCAACGGTGGCATGGGCACCAACACCTCGCTGTTCATGCGCGGCGCCAACTCCAACCAGACGCTGATCCTGATCGACGGCGTGCGCGTGTCGGCCGTCAGCAGCGGCACCGCGCAGCTCGCCAACATCCTGCCCGACCAGATCGACCGGATCGAAGTGGTGCGCGGCAACGTGTCGGCGCTGTACGGCTCGGACGCGATCGGCGGCGTGGTGCAGATCTTTACCAAGAGCGGCGCGGGCCAGGCGCCGGCGGCCAATGCGTCGGTGGAGTACGGCAGCAACAATACGCGCCAGGGCACGGTGGGCTACGGCGGGCAGGTAGGCGATACCTCGTTCAACCTGACCGGTTCGGCGTTCAAGACCGATGGCTTCTCGTCGATCAATACGCAGCAGGCGCCGCGCGCCAACCCCAACGACAACCCGTACGAGAACCAGAGCGTGTCGGGCCAGGTGAAGCACCGCTTCACGCCCGACTGGGATGCGGGCTTCAGCGGCTACTACTCGAAGAGCAAGCTGTCGTTCGACAGCGCCTTCGGCCGGCCGACCGACGACAACCGCACCAACAGCGAGCTGTACGCGCTGTCGGCCTTTGTCAACGGCAAGGTCGGCGCCGACTGGACCACGCACTTCAAGCTGTCGCAGAGCGCGGACAACAGCGACACCTTCCTCAACGGGCGCCCCAACGGCACCTTCAATACCCGCAACCGCCAGTTCAACTGGCAGAACGAGTATGCGGTCGCCGCGGGCCACACGCTGCTGTTCGGCACCGACTACCTGCAGCAGGAGCTGGTGTCGAGTTCCTACGGCGCGCCCACGCGCAACGTGTTCTCGGTGTTCGGCGGCTACGACGGGCGCATCGGCAAGCACCAGCTGCAGCTCAACGCGCGCAACGACCACTATTCCGACTTCGGCAACCAGGGCAGCTTCTTCGCCGGCTACGGCTATAACGTGACCGATGCGTTCAAGCTGATCGCCAGCGTCAGCAACGCCTTCCGCGCGCCGACCTTCAACGAGCTGTACTTCCCCAACTTCGGCCAGCCCAACCTGCAGCCCGAGCGCGCCAGGTCGGTCGAGGCGGGCGTGCAGTACACCACGGCCCGCGCGGGCCTGCTGCGCGTGACCGCGTTCGAGACCCGCTACGACGACCTGATCGTATCGGCGCTGCAGCCCAGTGGCCTGTTCCTGGCGGAGAACGTCAACAAGGCCAAGGTGCAGGGCATCGAGGCGTCGTGGCGCGCCACCGTGTACGGCACCGACCTCGGCGCCAGCGTGACCTTCCAGAATCCGGTCGACGAGCAGAACAACACCCAGCTGCTGCGCCGCGCACGCCGCCATGCCGCGCTGGACGTGGGCCGCAACTTCGGCAACTGGCGCTTCGGCGGCGAATGGCTGGTATCGTCGTCGCGCATGGATGCCGGCTCGCGCCGCCTGGGCGGATACGGTATCGTCAACCTCAACGCCCGCTACAACATCGACAAGCAATGGTTCGTTGCCGCCCGCGTCGAAAACCTGTTCGACAAGGACTACCAGCTCGCCTACCCCTACAACACGCAGGGGCGCGCGGGCTTCATCACGCTGGGCTGGCGCCAGCGATGA
- a CDS encoding cobalamin-binding protein: MHALKFAIAPALAATALLAVPSAQAAVSVVDDAGQTITLAQPARRVVSLAPHVTEMIFAAGGGDRIVGTVHYSDYPPQARAIPRVGDNKALDLERIAALKPDLIVVWRHGNAQKQTDRLRALGLPLFYSEPRKLASIPENVEKLGTLLGTEATARRAADNFRQQVETLRKTYATRPPVTVFYQVWQQPLMTLNGQHLVSDMLALCGGRNLFGAETPLVPTVSVEAVVAGNPEAMLTAGMGATRSDQPLPDYAMWQRWKQITAVARNNLFVIDGDLVNRAGPRVVQGIEQICKDLDVARSRRPAR, translated from the coding sequence ATGCACGCCTTGAAATTCGCCATTGCCCCGGCGCTGGCCGCCACCGCCCTGCTTGCCGTACCCTCTGCACAAGCCGCCGTATCGGTAGTCGACGACGCCGGCCAGACCATCACGCTGGCCCAGCCGGCACGCCGCGTGGTCTCGCTGGCGCCGCACGTGACCGAGATGATCTTTGCCGCCGGCGGCGGCGACCGCATCGTCGGCACGGTCCACTACAGCGACTACCCGCCGCAGGCGCGCGCCATCCCGCGCGTGGGCGACAACAAGGCGCTGGACCTGGAGCGCATCGCCGCGCTCAAGCCCGACCTGATCGTGGTCTGGCGCCATGGCAATGCGCAGAAGCAGACCGACCGCCTGCGCGCGCTCGGCCTGCCGCTGTTCTACAGCGAGCCGCGCAAGCTGGCATCGATCCCGGAAAACGTGGAGAAGCTGGGCACGCTGCTGGGCACGGAAGCGACCGCGCGGCGCGCCGCCGACAATTTCCGCCAGCAGGTGGAGACGCTGCGCAAGACCTACGCAACGCGGCCTCCGGTGACCGTGTTCTACCAGGTCTGGCAGCAACCGCTGATGACGCTCAACGGCCAGCACCTGGTCAGCGACATGCTGGCGCTGTGCGGCGGGCGCAATCTGTTCGGGGCCGAGACGCCGCTGGTGCCGACCGTGTCGGTCGAGGCGGTGGTGGCGGGCAATCCGGAAGCGATGCTGACCGCCGGCATGGGCGCCACGCGCTCGGACCAGCCGCTGCCCGACTACGCGATGTGGCAGCGCTGGAAGCAAATCACCGCGGTGGCGCGCAACAACCTGTTCGTGATCGACGGCGACCTGGTCAATCGCGCCGGTCCGCGCGTGGTGCAAGGCATCGAACAGATCTGCAAGGACCTCGATGTGGCGCGCAGCCGGCGCCCGGCGCGCTGA
- the cobT gene encoding nicotinate-nucleotide--dimethylbenzimidazole phosphoribosyltransferase, giving the protein MQFPEITPLDNTLRPALQAAIDDKTKPLGALGRLESLALQLGLILGTQRPVLQRPTVIVFAADHGVADAGVSAYPAEVTAQMVRNFLAGGAAINVFSRQHGIALEIVDAGVRAPLPAAPGLVNCRIADGTRNFAQEPAMSPEQAAAAMTAGMARVLRHAQQGCNVIGFGEMGIANTSAAACLMQRLTGLPLADCIGRGTGLDDAGLARKREVLEGALTLHADAQAPLDVLATFGGFEIAMMAGAFLAAAASRMVILVDGFIASAALLVAQRIDPSVLQYCVFTHCSHERGHRALLDHFGAEPLLALDLRLGEGTGAALAWPLLASAVAFLNEMATFSGAGVSTASA; this is encoded by the coding sequence ATGCAGTTTCCCGAAATCACTCCCCTCGACAACACGCTGCGCCCCGCGCTGCAGGCCGCCATCGACGACAAGACCAAGCCGCTCGGCGCGCTCGGCCGGCTCGAATCGCTGGCGCTGCAACTGGGGCTGATCCTCGGCACGCAGCGCCCCGTGCTGCAGCGGCCGACGGTGATCGTCTTTGCCGCCGACCACGGCGTGGCTGACGCGGGCGTCAGCGCCTATCCGGCCGAGGTCACCGCGCAGATGGTCAGGAATTTCCTGGCCGGCGGCGCGGCGATCAATGTGTTCTCGCGCCAGCACGGCATTGCGCTGGAAATCGTCGACGCCGGCGTGCGCGCGCCGCTGCCGGCGGCACCCGGGCTGGTCAACTGCCGCATCGCCGACGGCACCCGCAACTTCGCGCAGGAACCGGCGATGTCGCCGGAACAGGCCGCGGCGGCGATGACCGCCGGCATGGCGCGCGTGCTGCGCCATGCCCAGCAGGGCTGCAACGTGATCGGCTTCGGCGAGATGGGCATTGCCAATACTTCGGCCGCCGCGTGCCTGATGCAGCGGCTGACCGGGCTGCCGCTGGCGGACTGCATCGGCCGCGGCACCGGGCTCGACGATGCCGGGCTGGCACGCAAGCGCGAGGTGCTGGAAGGCGCGCTCACGCTGCACGCCGATGCGCAGGCGCCGCTGGACGTGCTGGCGACGTTCGGCGGCTTCGAGATCGCGATGATGGCCGGCGCCTTCCTTGCCGCCGCGGCCAGCCGCATGGTGATCCTGGTCGACGGCTTTATCGCCTCGGCCGCGCTGCTGGTGGCGCAGCGCATCGACCCCAGCGTGCTGCAGTACTGCGTGTTCACGCACTGCTCGCACGAGCGCGGCCACCGCGCGCTGCTGGACCACTTCGGCGCCGAGCCGCTGCTGGCGCTGGACCTGCGCTTGGGCGAGGGCACCGGCGCCGCGCTGGCGTGGCCGCTGCTCGCGTCCGCGGTCGCGTTCCTCAACGAGATGGCAACCTTCAGCGGCGCCGGCGTCAGCACGGCCTCGGCATGA
- the cobO gene encoding cob(I)yrinic acid a,c-diamide adenosyltransferase has product MTDSHTPATDDPERDARHKARMVRKKEVIDAKIAAAQDERGVIVITTGNGKGKSSSGFGMVVRALGHGMRAGVVQFIKGAQPTGEEMFLRRFPDECAFHVMGEGYTWDTQDRARDVAKAEAAWEVARGMLRDPAIGLVLLDELNIALKLHYLDVDQVIADLRARPPMQHVVITGRGAPPALVEAADTVTDMTPVKHAFQQGIKAQRGVEM; this is encoded by the coding sequence ATGACCGATTCCCACACTCCCGCCACCGATGACCCGGAGCGCGACGCGCGCCACAAGGCGCGCATGGTGCGCAAGAAAGAAGTGATCGACGCGAAGATCGCAGCCGCGCAGGACGAGCGCGGCGTGATCGTCATCACCACCGGCAACGGCAAGGGCAAGTCCAGCTCCGGCTTCGGCATGGTGGTGCGCGCGCTCGGGCACGGCATGCGTGCCGGCGTGGTCCAGTTCATCAAGGGCGCACAGCCGACCGGCGAAGAGATGTTCCTGCGCCGCTTTCCCGATGAATGCGCGTTCCACGTGATGGGCGAGGGCTACACCTGGGACACCCAGGACCGCGCGCGCGACGTGGCCAAGGCGGAGGCCGCGTGGGAAGTGGCGCGCGGCATGCTGCGCGACCCCGCCATCGGGCTGGTGCTGCTCGACGAACTCAACATCGCGCTCAAGCTGCACTATCTTGATGTGGACCAGGTCATCGCCGACCTGCGCGCGCGCCCGCCGATGCAGCACGTGGTCATCACCGGCCGCGGCGCACCGCCGGCGCTGGTGGAGGCGGCCGATACCGTCACCGACATGACGCCGGTCAAGCACGCCTTCCAGCAGGGCATCAAGGCGCAGCGCGGCGTGGAAATGTAG